Part of the Triticum aestivum cultivar Chinese Spring chromosome 4D, IWGSC CS RefSeq v2.1, whole genome shotgun sequence genome is shown below.
TCCTGTCCCCCTTCACCCTCCCACACATGCATGATTTATTATTCGTGGAAGAAGACTATATCAAATGTTCTAAGTAGGATCGATTAGTTCATCACATCATTATACCaagatcacacacacacacacacacgggcaAATCATCTCAAAGGCTGATGCCAACAAAAGAGGGTACACAGTGCAGAAGACCGAGGCCAGCAAAAGAGGGTCCTTGCACAATAAATAGCAATAGAACCAACCAACGATCCTGGAAATAAGAGTACGTACTAAATTTGCAGGCAATGAAATAATCACATTTGTAATGATTGTCCATAGATTTGTCTTAATTGATCATAATCCACTGCACTCCTGACACTAAAAAAAATCATAACCGCTCGTTTCCAAAATATGATGTTGTGAATATAATTAACCTTCATAAGAAAAGGAATAATTTctagcctagaaatagctcacaaccAACAGTATCCATCACCACTATAATGATGTCATAGCAGCTATGAATCCACCCAATTAATCCTTGAGGCAAAGAACGAAATCAGAGACTAACCCAGACCAACAATTAATCTTCATTATACTAACCAGCCATGCAATCAATCCTTAAGCTAAAGAACTAAATCAGAGACTAACCCAGACCAACAATCAACCCTCAAGCCAAACACTCGAACCAACAAATTTGGGACACATTTTAGCCTTACATAATTCAGCGTGTAGTGAATCCTAAAGCCAAAGAACCAAATCAGAGACTAACCAGTTCAAAAGTCAATCCTTAAGCCAAGCACCCAGACCAACTAATATGTGACACACTTCAGACTAATATAATCTAGGAAGCAATCCTCAACGTAAGCACCTAATCCAACAAGTAATCATCAAGGTGAGCACCTAAACCAGGGACTAACCTAACTAACAAGCCATGCCATCCATGCGGTTAACCCTCTCGCTAAATGGCCAAATCATCCGGCAAGCAATCCTCAAGATGAGCACCTAAACCCATGACTAACCGAACTAAATCCACGCCATCTATGCAATTAATCGTCAAGCCAAAGAACCAAATCAGAGACTAATCAGCCCAACTTAACCTAAACACCGAAACCAACAAATCTGGGACACACTTTAGACTGACACAATTCAGCAACTAATCCTCAAGCCAGGCACCTAAACCAGCAAATAACCCAAGGTAACAGTGAGGCCAGCCAAATATTGTAGTCCTGCATAATCAAACAACAGCAGCACATGCCAAACCTACAGCCAACGGACGAAAGAAGGAAGAAACAAAAAACTACGAATTTGGGCTTGCCATTGAGTTGTTTGCAAAGCAACAAAAGACCCCAGGGATCGAAGCAGATCCGAGCACCAAATGCATCCAAAGGAATTAAGAGGAAATAAAGGAAATGCTCACGACCAGAAAGCTTTCTTCCTCCCTCACAGCAGTAGCAGACGTCAGGACGACCTTGATCCGCAACAAATGCAAACAACGACAGGAAGGAACCTGCAGCAAAATCGAACGTGAGTCCCGTGACCATATCAAAAGCAACCTAGCAAATCAACTGCGGGAATCCCACAAGCATCTCAACCAGCGCCGACACGCGAGGAAGCCATCGCAGAAGACCAAGGAGGAGCAGTAGATCGAGGACGGTTGACACCTTGAGGAGGAGAACTCCTGCAGTTCGGGAGAAGCaacggtcagagagagagagagagagagagagagagagagagagagagaatcgggGGAGTGGAGAGGGCGCTCACCGCTGCCTCCGCAAGATGGATCGGAGGCGGCTCACCTTGGGTCGTCTTCTTCCTGGAGGAGCACGAACACAAGGACAACGGTCCGGTGCTCCCACTGTGTGGTcgaacaggaggtgtcgagggccGGCGACGGATGGCGGCTCGACCTCCCCTGGTCGTTCTCCTCCTTCCCGCCgtgctcctgctcctgctgcggCCCTCGCCGTCGATGGTGGCCGCGGCGGCTTGGAAGAAGGGGGGTCGGGGTCAGCGCGAAGGGGCTCAAACCGGCCAGACCAGCGAGAGGTTGCCGCGGAGCACCGCGCCacggcggagaaggaggagggggtgggCCGCCCGCCGAGGGTAGGCGGCGGCGATGGTGTGGCGGACGGGGAGGATGGGAGAGAGATGTGCGGGAGAGGGAAGTGGAGGAGAGATCGGCTGATTGGGGATGAGGCAACGAATAGGAGAAGGGCGCATGTTGACCTAAGATGTGAAAAGACAAAAATACCCTCTGCGGGGCACGGGAATAACGGCGGTGGCACGAGATCTTTACAGCGGGGGTGAAACTGTTCATTGTAGCAGTGTCACGGACTCGATCCGACGGCCGATGTCAACCGGTGGGGTGATCCGACGGTGCAAAACGCATCAAAAAATCGATCGAACGGCCAAAAAAATGATCTAAACTCTGAGAACGCTCGGGAGCTCCCAACTAACATAGTTATAGTTCTGGATGATAAAACTCTCTTGCCATCGGGAGAGAAAAAAACGTAGCGGTGCGCGCGACACGCACGCAAGCCACACTCTGCTACACTATTTTGGGCACACACTCGATGCATCCACTACGTTGAAGTGATAGCTGCAGCAGAAGCAGCTCGCCATCACTCCGCTCACCCACAGCCACAGTGCACCAACACATGGGCACCGTCACGCCTCCCCGGATTCTCCGTCGTCAACCGCAGTCAACTCAACGGTCCTCCCACTGACGCCTCCGCACCCCGTCCCGTCCCGTCGCATCCCATCCTTCTCTCTCCCACTTCCCTCTCCCTTCTCCCACACCGAGGCTCCCTTTCCTTGCTTCCCCTAGAAGCCACCGCCCCACCGCTGCTAAACCCAACCGTCTGCCCGCACGCTTCCAGAGCCTACTCGAGCTCTGTCCCGCCATGGAGAATGGGAGGATCCCtagcggcgccggaggaggaggaggcggcgcgagcGCGAGCGACCTCCAGAGAGCAGCGGCGACTCGCGCCCtcaccgacgccgccgcccgcctcggcctccaggccACCGTCACCGACGTGGGTACGTGCGTGCGCACGCGACCCCCTCCGCTCTGTCTCGCCTCACCATTTCGGGCGAGATTCATTCGCTCTACCATGGCCCCTGACGTGTTCCTTCCTGGCCTCCCGCTCGTCGCGCGCGCGATCTAGGTAGCACCGGCTGGCAGTGGCCGCCGCAGGAGCAGTTCCTCTTCGCGTGCGAGGACGGCGACCTGGACCGCCTCAAGGGTAAGATCCTCCTCCGTAATGCCATTGTTCTGGATTAGGGTTTTATTTTAGCCGTGGTTGCTAAATGCTAATGCTATGTGATGATGGTCTGTTCACTTTTATTGATTGATTTCGCCCTTTTGGGGCCCTTCTATATTACTGTATTTTGGTAATGTTAAGTTGGATTTCGGAAGGTACATTTATATTACCCTCAGTTTACCGGGTATCTTGATCTTGTTTCATGCAACAATCTTGTTGGAAATTGTATCATATATATGCGAGGCTGTGCCTTAATGTGGTTCTTTTGAAATCTGGGTCGTCTTGAAGCCGTGGtagatggcatggacgacgatgacAGGGAGTCGCTTGCCTACGTGAGGTTCAGGGGCGTTGGGGCATTGCATTCCGCAGCATCCAAGGGTGATATGGGGATCTGCAAGTACTTGGTGGAGGAGCTTGGATTTGATGTCGACTCCGAGGCTGCTAATCCCGGCTCTGGTACGGCGCCTCTTCGAAATTAAATGCTTGTGTGTTTCAGTTGAGCTCTTGTGTCTGGGAAGCAAGCTACTTACTTCATTCCACGCGTTCCATTTATAGGGATTTCCTTATTTGTTTCATCTCTCGTGTACGGGCCGGTTAATTAAATTCTTACCATTCAGTTTATTACTTCGTTTAAACATATTTTTGCCGCGTAATATAAGCTTGTGCTAGTGAAACCTGATGATTATAAGATCTCCTTCTAAAAACATGCTTGTGAATGAGGTTTTCCGATGCAATATTAATTATACCACCACTTGTTTATATGCACCTGCAAGTGTACATATCTGTGAGATTTCAATCTTCATTATTGCTTGTGATATGCATCCCTTCATATGCTAAGGGAGCGAAGAAGGCAGCAGTAGATTTCTTAGGCCCAACCGTTTGTTATTACGGTATGGCAGGGTGTCAATGTTTGACTAAATTGCTTGATTGTAATGCTCTGTTGGCAGGTGCGACGCCTTTGTCTTTTGCGGTGGGGCATGGGGAAGTGAATGCCACAAGGTATTTTCTTGAAAAAGGTGCTGATCCCAACATAAAAGATTCCTCCAACGGCACGACTCCTCTGCATGAAGCAGTAGCAACAGGTGCCTATTTCTTCACATTCTGCTCCGTAAAAAATGGTTGCATATGACAAGTATCATATTTCTCTGTTGAATTGCTGTCCGATCTGGTTATGAGTTGATCATCCCACTTTTAGTTTATGATTGGGATGCGGCGGGGGAGTGATAATACCCAAAACGAATTTGTTCTGAATTGATAAAAAAATTGTCAATGTGTCGTGGATACGGTACTCAAACTGTGTGGATGCCTCCTTTCTTGCTAGGCTGTGATGAAATTGCACGACTGCTGCTATCGAAAGgagctaatgttgatgcaccttCTCCTCATGGGACACCTCTAGTTGCCGCTGCAGCTCATGGGAAGTTCAGTGCTATGAAGATTTTGCTGGAGCACCATGCAGATGTAATTAGTAAATTGATGTTCTTCCATTTGAGCTATTTTCTTTTCTTCATAGCTCAAGTTCTTATGCATATACAATCCCTAGAATCATATTTCTCCAACATATATGGAACCTGGGAAGTGACTTTTGTTTTTCAAACTAAAATTGCAGCCGAATAAAGTCTCATGGGACCTTGGTACACCCCTGACCACATCACTCTATGTTACTCCTGAAAGAATGAATGGATCCACTTGCTTAGAGTGCATGAAACTTCTTGTCAAGGTATGGTGTGCTGTTCACATTCTGCACATTATGATTGCTTGAGCGAATCTTATGGTGGAAGATACCTTTTGTATTCTCCATGTGTTTTATGTTATGTCTGTTCACCCACAGGCTGGTGCGGATGTCAATTGTACAACTCCTGAAACTCCATTGGCGATAGCAACTAACAATGGCTTAACCACATGCGTTAAATACTTGTTGGAGGTTGGCGCAAATATCAATGTTCCATCTAAGCAGGTGAATTATTTTTCTAATTTATGTTAGTTCTTAAACCTTGATACTTGATGCTCTAACATCATTGTTGTTTTCTCTGACACTTGTTGGATCCAGACCTAGTATCATTCATGACTTCGCTTTTCAATATGGGCAATTTCATGTTTAGCTTAGTGTTTGTAGGCGCCCAATGATGTTACGTTTTTACTAGTTCCATGAGAAATTTTAGATCCAGACATGTCACAAGCCAAATAACTGTTTGTTTTGTCTCAAACTGGTTGTCTTTCATGGCATTATGTTATAAATTATGTATCTTCGTGTTTTTGCAAAAATCTTCTCGCGTCATTTTTTTCAACTCACAGCCCTTGTATTTTCCTTTTTTCTATCCTCCATACCCTGGCCTGCTTGGGAAACCAAGGtaccctctctctcacacacatggatATTGAAGTGATGGAAAACAAATAAGGACATTTATGCAGTGTTTTTTTGTTGGTATAAACTGGTATCAGGTGCCTCTTGTTGCCAGAATTTAGATGGCTGGCGACAAGTCCATGCAAGAAGATGATGCAATAATCAAACTCTACTCATCTCGTTGATGAATAGATAGAGCACTTTGATCTGCTTTCAAGAATAATAGTCTGAAAGCTAGATAGATAGTTTCCTAGATCCATCCATTTTGGGGTCAAAACTATAGGATGGAGCTAAGATAGGATATTTGATGGATCCATCAGAGGTATACAGTGTAATAAACGGGATATTTGGAATCATTTCATTGAGAACTGGGaaatttactctgcatattaataGTTGGGTGATGTATGAAAGTAATCCATGTCATTGTGTTAGAATGCCATCTTCAGTTCTGTACAGTTAATATGTCATCAGCTATTCTTATTACTAGGAGAAATAAGACAGGTTATCCTGCCTTAGTACAGTTTTGCAGCATCTGTAATTTTTAACGTATCTTAACataagttttgtttaattatttaggTTAAGAAAGGTGACAGTGATAGCAAAGCTTCACTGAAATCAAGTGTTGCAAAAGCTGCTGAAGGGAAGAACTATGTTGCTGCATCAAAATTCTATTCTGAGGTATATTGTTGTGCAATCATTTCGATGGCCCTCTACTGAACAAGCTGTTGGAGAGCACTGTTATTTTCATATTGCTAAGACATCACTAAGTAGTGGACAATAGCTTGGCATCCTACGAATGTACATGTTCACACAATACAGGTTACTGATTCCCACATCTAAGAATGCTTGTTGTGCTGCTATAATTGACAGGTATAGCTGTGTAGGGTCGGGAGTTAACATACCAGCAAAAGCAAGTTACTGTTGATTTGTGTCTTTTGACTAATATTTCTATCCCCTTTTTAAGtatatagattattattttttaACAATATTTCACCTTGAGTATATCTCTGCATGTATCCTGCTGTATGAAGAAAACCATGTTTTTTTGTACTAGTTCGGGGAATGAGACATCCGTTATTCCGACATTTTACAGCCTGTGGCATCTTATTTTTCGATTTAATGTTGGTACAAGTTCTCTTAATAATGTAGGACAAGTCAAGTGACAAAGATAGGAAGGCTTGGCTGAAATCACAAGGTGCAAAAGCAGTTGAGTGCAAGGACTATGCTGCGGCATCAAAATTCTATACGGAGGTAAGTGCTGTTACTGAAAAACCATTGGAAAACACTTCTATTTCTGTATTGCTAATGTAACATTAACTAGTCGACATTAGCTGGGAACTGATTTTTAAACATCCTTCCTAATTTACATGTCTGCGCTATGTACTGACTAGTTTCACACAACTAGGTTACAGCTTAATTAGGATTTAGGAATCAGAATTTGGGGGTGATTTttgccgaaaaaggctttcgccctgctttatatataaagcatcaaACCACAAGCATTCAGTACAAACACACGCTACGCcaccgcaacacacgcacacacccaggacaggatacataggcgctgagcgcagcaacaccactcctagcactaccgccccgaagagatgaagctacatatgacgaaccatacgctccaaggcggcgccttcaggaagggtacgacgccggagcgccgccacctcccgatccaaggatcagagtttcccccggagccgcatgacgggcaatgagagccgcgacgacgccttcaagaagggaacgatcttcgccgccgccggtccgtccgaagatagagcaggttttcacctcggccaatatttaccgccaccgaacgccacaccccggcaaccacgccgcccacacgaccatggtgaccgggtagcaccaaggcacgggctctgcccaagagcaccgcgcaaccaccaccagggccgccgccccagcatccaagacctcgacaccacctcacccgagacccgccgcACCCCAACGGAAGGgacgagcggaaaggtcccacctttcgcgcccctgggcaacccccaacgtcgagacccaataggtcggccaGAACTGGCATCCACCGACCCATCCTGCTGCCCcaagcgcgagacgagctcggtcctgcagcaccgagagggggacgaggtcggtcctgctgcaccgtgcgcgagacgagctcggtcctgctgcaccgtgcgcgagacgagctcggtcctgctgcatcgtgcgcgagacgagctcggtcctgcggcatcgggcgcgagacgagcggtggaccgcagctgggagaggACCAGCCCATTGATGGGGGTAGCGCCCGGGCGACGAGGAGATGGGGTGAAGGTCGAGACAGCCCGAACGCGGACAAACCGACGCCAAAGAAGCCGGCCGTTGCCGCGGGCAGATCCATCGAGCCACCGTGAAGCCGCCACGACACTGGTAGGCCACCACCGAGACCTACCCCTGCCGCCGCCCATGGCCGGAGCAACGGCCACGCCCAGCCGCTGCCCTACCCGCGTCGCCCGGCGAGCTCCAAGCGCTGGAGCCGCCGAGCACGCACCACCGGAGCCaggcgccgccggccggcccccaaAGCCAGATCCGACCGGATCCGGCAAGAGACCGGTCGCGCGCCACCTCCCGAGACGGGAGCACCGCAGCCGCCCCGCGCGCAGAACGAGGGACGTCGGAGCGCCGCCACCAGCAGGCCACCCCGCTGCCCCGCGAAACCGCCACCGCGCCGCTGGATCCCGCGGACGTCCAGCGCCGCCGCTCGAAGgagccgccccgcgccggcgcccACAAGCGGACGGGGATGGAaggccccgccgtcgccgcgccccccGGGCTTTGCCCGATGGAGCTCGCCGGCGACGGCGGGGGGAGCCCCCCGGGCGCGccgcgggaggggaggggaggggaggggaggggaggagagggggggagcggggcgggccgggaggcgcgcgcccggcggccggcggcagcggggcggctaggtcggggcggcggcggcgagggtagGAACCCTAGCGGAGCGGGTCCAGGGGGTGATTTTTCCCGCAAAGTGAAAATAACTGAAGGGAGGTTCTCCAAATTGGATTTCATACTCCACCAAAGGGAAACAGTCATGGTTGATTTATCTGTTTTGACTTAATTTTTATGTTTTCGTAAGTGCGTAAATCATTATTTCTTCAAATAAATTTGGATGACATTTATAACTGATAAAATCCCGCATTGCACTCCTTATGCAGCTGCTCTTCAACGATTGCTTAATTAAATTGCCTTTAAGCAGCAGCGATGTCATGGACCGTGTTTTGTCGAACCTTGGTGCTTGTATGATGGTTTCACGCTATGAAAGTTGATCTTACTTTGCTCGCTGTTTGGTACAGTAGTACGTAGTTACATATTGTACTGTAGCATATCATTCCTTGCGCGACAAAAAAAGGAAGGGtccagatacatccatttcagcgacagctaatatgagacggagggagtacttgctagcTCCGTGTTCAAACAAAAGGAGGACTATGAAACGAAACCGGACGGAGCATCTCTAATCCCATTTCATCGCGTTTAACTGACAAACATTTCTAATTGGTTGGCAATTTCAGGGGGGCGGTTGAGGCAATGAGGAAGGAACAGTCTGAGGCGAGTCTCCGCCCACTGGATTAGTTCTTCAGGAGTGCGTCCATGGACATGCATGAGCCGCTGCCGCTGCAGGCACAGGGTTGGGCCCCGCACTTTCCCTGCCCGTGTTTCAAGCGTCCATGATTGAGCCTGCCGCTCCGGATCCGCAGCCCCAGTTTGCCGCTGACCACCCACCAGGGAGTTGAATGCTGGTGGCCGGTGCTACTCCAGAGCCCAGAGCACGGGCCGAGCGACCTGCAAACCACCAAGAGATGCAATTATGTTGACAAAGGAATTTTGAATGTGCTAATAATTTACTTAAGGCTTGGCTAGGTCTTGGTGGTAGACATGTTTGGTTAATTGCCACTCCTATGATGTACCGGATGTTATGGACGTTTAAATGATGTACCAGGTTTCTcaacaaaaaaaaaagaacaagAGATGCAATTACTTGACAAAGGTGGAAGAATTAATCGACCCACACTCTGGTCGGTGGGACGAAGCACTAATCCGCTCATGTCTCTACCCCGTTGATGTAGACCGGGTCTTGCAAATTCCTCTTCGATTGGAAATAGTTGAAGACTGTGTGGCGTGAAACTGCACTGATTTTATATATATGATGTGACCGTTATATATTCATAGTGTTTGCACAGATACATAGAGACAGTGGCGGATCCAGGAGGAAAACAGAGGGTGGGCTCAAAGTTAACGACGAGAAAACTAAATGTCCACTCAAGGAAAAAAAATCATTATCTCTTAACCCCTTTCTCTAGATAAACTGGAATATTCCCAGATCACCGCTGGAAACATGTagtatttactactccctccgttccatataaGAGCGTTTTGTACACTATGCTAGTGTAAAAAATGCTCCTATGCTATGGGACGGAGGGGGTACGATTTTTCTGGATATTTTGGAAACTATTAAAGTTTGAATAAAATTTGGATCTGTCGTCAATACTTGCCACGTCAGTGCGTTGCACCCGTTCGCCGCCGTACGTCGGTGCCTCACTGATGCATCCATCCTCATGTCGGTGTGTGGGCACGTCCTCTCGGTGATGTGCATTCCCACACTAGATGGTGACACATTTAGCAACGACCCACATAAAAACTGGACGACAACACATGGGAAAGATAAGTGGGGGAGGCGATCTTGTTTCTCCCCTCGGTGATGATGGCCGGTGAACGCTACAATCAACATCCGTGGCCTCCCGACCCGCGACCATAAATTGCGGCAAACAAGTGAGAGGCGAAGGAGAGAGGGAGGCGAATCCACGGCCATGACAAACCGATGACCGTGCCACCCACAGCAGAAAcggcagggggtggggagggacGGTACCGCCCACGGGTAGAAACCGCGGAAGAGGGGCGAGGGAGAATGGTTCACCTGAACAAGCTTGGAGCTTGGAAGCAGTGGATGTACGCCTAGCATTTCCATTTCAAAACCCCCGAGCAGGAGCCACCATTTCCGGTGCCGCGTAGCGGAAACCCCTCCCCCACCTGCTCCCTGCACGATCGCGACCGTCGGCTACGACACGTGGCGCCCGATCCCCCGCATCCCGCGCTCCCGAGTCTATCTCTCTCCCACGTTCCCGcccctcccatcccatcccatcccatAAAGCACGCAGCGGCAGCGGCCACCTTCCCGAAGCTTCCGCCTCCACACACCGGAATCCAAACCCCCACCGACCCAACCCCACTCCCTCCCTCACCGCCCTCCAGGGTTCTGCGGCCGCGCTCCATGGCGAAGGGGAggcgccgcgccgtcgccgccggcggcggccggcCCCGCGGGGGCGGGTCTGCCGGAGCGGCGGCCGCTTCGGGGAGCAAGGACTACATCTCCGCCGGCGTCAACCTCATGGGCGCCCACCTCGGGATG
Proteins encoded:
- the LOC123095673 gene encoding poly [ADP-ribose] polymerase tankyrase-1 isoform X2 — its product is MENGRIPSGAGGGGGGASASDLQRAAATRALTDAAARLGLQATVTDVGSTGWQWPPQEQFLFACEDGDLDRLKAVVDGMDDDDRESLAYVRFRGVGALHSAASKGDMGICKYLVEELGFDVDSEAANPGSGATPLSFAVGHGEVNATRYFLEKGADPNIKDSSNGTTPLHEAVATGCDEIARLLLSKGANVDAPSPHGTPLVAAAAHGKFSAMKILLEHHADPNKVSWDLGTPLTTSLYVTPERMNGSTCLECMKLLVKAGADVNCTTPETPLAIATNNGLTTCVKYLLEVGANINVPSKQVKKGDSDSKASLKSSVAKAAEGKNYVAASKFYSEDKSSDKDRKAWLKSQGAKAVECKDYAAASKFYTEGGG
- the LOC123095673 gene encoding poly [ADP-ribose] polymerase tankyrase-1 isoform X1, whose product is MENGRIPSGAGGGGGGASASDLQRAAATRALTDAAARLGLQATVTDVGSTGWQWPPQEQFLFACEDGDLDRLKAVVDGMDDDDRESLAYVRFRGVGALHSAASKGDMGICKYLVEELGFDVDSEAANPGSGATPLSFAVGHGEVNATRYFLEKGADPNIKDSSNGTTPLHEAVATGCDEIARLLLSKGANVDAPSPHGTPLVAAAAHGKFSAMKILLEHHADPNKVSWDLGTPLTTSLYVTPERMNGSTCLECMKLLVKAGADVNCTTPETPLAIATNNGLTTCVKYLLEVGANINVPSKQVKKGDSDSKASLKSSVAKAAEGKNYVAASKFYSEDKSSDKDRKAWLKSQGAKAVECKDYAAASKFYTELLFNDCLIKLPLSSSDVMDRVLSNLGACMMVSRYES